One part of the Nitrosophilus kaiyonis genome encodes these proteins:
- the pilO gene encoding type 4a pilus biogenesis protein PilO: protein MRRLSLMEKIDNYLSTKKPSEQKIIYFSIFLILFVLSYQYLFPYTEKIVKRSENQKREIQRKINEDKNYIASITVNGDKEFIIKSLQKDIKKLKKEFTNIKHNNEYLDFQIHTLSNLLYNEKNWAKFLDSIAAKAKKHNININFISNEFVKNSKNFGHVLEIEIGCDGEFKNLIGFINSIEQSELVVDIYGMDLTSKADIETNLKVSVWGINY from the coding sequence ATGAGAAGATTATCATTAATGGAAAAAATAGACAATTATTTATCTACAAAAAAACCGAGTGAACAAAAAATTATATATTTTTCCATATTTCTTATTCTATTTGTTTTGTCATATCAATATCTATTTCCATATACAGAAAAAATAGTAAAAAGAAGTGAAAATCAAAAGCGAGAAATTCAGAGGAAAATTAATGAAGATAAAAATTATATAGCTTCTATTACAGTAAATGGGGATAAAGAATTTATTATAAAATCTTTACAAAAAGATATTAAAAAACTAAAAAAAGAGTTTACAAATATAAAACATAATAATGAATATCTTGATTTTCAAATACATACTCTATCAAACCTTTTATATAACGAGAAAAATTGGGCAAAATTTTTAGATTCTATTGCAGCAAAAGCAAAAAAACATAATATAAATATAAATTTTATTAGTAATGAATTTGTAAAAAATAGTAAAAATTTTGGACATGTACTTGAAATAGAAATAGGGTGTGATGGAGAATTTAAAAATTTAATTGGTTTTATCAATTCTATAGAACAAAGTGAATTGGTAGTTGATATTTATGGTATGGATTTAACCAGTAAAGCTGATATTGAAACAAATTTAAAGGTGTCTGTATGGGGAATAAATTATTAA
- the kdsB gene encoding 3-deoxy-manno-octulosonate cytidylyltransferase, producing MIIIPARLASTRFPEKILEKIDGIPMVIKTAQSVKDIDEIVIATDSKKVAYIVKNYGFEAVLTNKNHKSGTDRINEAAAILGIDKEEIIINVQADEPFIEKEVVEKVYELTKKNRHSEDILMNSAYKIVTKEEANDENLVKVVTDNSDIAIYFSRSLIPFPRDEYFHFKGHLGIYGYTRKNLEKFCKLSPSILEETEKLEQLRALSHGFKVAMVEVKTKSFGIDTPMDLEKALKMFS from the coding sequence ATGATTATTATTCCTGCTAGACTTGCTTCAACAAGATTTCCTGAAAAAATATTAGAAAAAATTGATGGTATTCCAATGGTTATCAAAACTGCTCAAAGTGTAAAAGATATTGATGAGATTGTTATTGCGACAGATTCTAAAAAAGTAGCATATATTGTAAAAAATTATGGTTTTGAAGCAGTTTTGACAAATAAAAATCATAAAAGTGGAACTGATAGGATAAATGAAGCAGCAGCTATTTTAGGAATTGATAAAGAAGAGATAATTATAAATGTACAAGCAGATGAGCCATTTATTGAAAAAGAGGTTGTAGAAAAAGTATATGAACTTACCAAAAAAAATAGACATAGTGAAGATATATTAATGAATAGTGCATATAAAATAGTTACAAAAGAAGAGGCAAATGATGAAAATTTAGTAAAAGTTGTAACAGATAATTCAGACATTGCAATATATTTTTCAAGAAGTTTGATACCTTTTCCAAGAGATGAATATTTTCATTTTAAAGGTCATCTTGGAATATATGGATATACAAGAAAAAATCTTGAAAAATTTTGCAAACTCTCACCTTCAATCTTGGAAGAGACTGAAAAACTTGAACAATTAAGAGCTTTATCTCATGGCTTTAAAGTTGCTATGGTAGAAGTAAAAACAAAAAGTTTTGGAATCGATACTCCTATGGACCTTGAAAAAGCGTTAAAAATGTTTAGTTAG
- the era gene encoding GTPase Era: MDTKAGFVAIIGRPNAGKSSLLNWLLGEKIALVSHKAQATRKRLNAIVMHKNAQIIFVDTPGIHEKERLLNKFMLEEALKAIGDCDLILFLSPVTDPLSYYEKFLELNKKNTPHIVVLTKIDKVDNSKILEKIEEFKKYQDKFLELIPVSVNKNIGKDDLLDTIVKYLPNHPYFYDPELLTTENIRDIYKELIREAIFENLSEEIPYESDVIIEKIEERSDLDIVNAMIIVEKPSQKGIIIGKKGATIKRIGKSARKKMEEFSGKKIYLELFVVVKKGWTKDKKALEDLGYQF; the protein is encoded by the coding sequence ATGGATACAAAAGCTGGGTTTGTGGCTATTATTGGAAGGCCAAATGCTGGTAAAAGCTCTCTATTAAATTGGCTTTTGGGTGAAAAAATAGCTCTTGTTAGCCATAAAGCCCAAGCGACAAGAAAAAGATTAAATGCAATTGTTATGCATAAAAATGCTCAAATTATATTTGTAGATACTCCTGGAATTCATGAAAAAGAAAGACTCTTAAATAAATTTATGCTTGAAGAAGCATTAAAAGCCATTGGAGATTGCGATCTTATTTTATTCTTATCTCCTGTAACTGATCCCCTTTCATATTACGAAAAATTTCTTGAATTAAATAAAAAAAATACTCCACATATTGTTGTATTAACAAAAATAGATAAAGTTGATAATTCAAAAATTCTTGAAAAAATTGAAGAATTTAAAAAATATCAGGATAAATTCTTAGAGTTAATTCCTGTTTCAGTTAATAAAAATATAGGAAAAGATGATCTTTTAGACACAATAGTTAAATATCTTCCAAACCATCCATATTTTTATGATCCAGAACTCTTAACTACAGAAAATATAAGAGATATCTATAAGGAGCTAATAAGGGAAGCAATATTTGAAAATTTAAGCGAAGAGATTCCTTATGAAAGCGATGTAATTATAGAAAAAATAGAAGAGCGGTCAGATTTAGATATTGTAAATGCAATGATTATAGTAGAAAAGCCTTCTCAAAAGGGAATAATAATAGGTAAAAAAGGTGCAACTATAAAAAGGATAGGAAAAAGCGCAAGAAAAAAAATGGAAGAATTTAGTGGGAAAAAAATATATCTTGAACTTTTTGTTGTAGTAAAAAAAGGATGGACAAAAGATAAAAAGGCTTTAGAAGATCTTGGCTATCAATTCTAA
- the hslU gene encoding HslU--HslV peptidase ATPase subunit — MNLTPKQIVKYLDEYVIGQKEAKKTIAIALRNRYRRMQLPPEIQDEIMPKNILMIGSTGVGKTEIARRLAKSFDLPFVKVEASKYTEVGFVGRDVESMVRDLVAASLILVKEKHKEKNKELIEDYINKKILEKLLPPLPKMASESKKEEYEKSYEKMKEKLLNGELDDLKIEIEIPKTAFNLEDTNLPPEIAKAQESIAKIFTIGLSKEAIKKEVTVKEAKEILKTEASEKLLDMEQIKLEALKKAENEGIIFIDEIDKIAVSSSSQGRQDPSKEGVQRDLLPIVEGSSVSTKWGTVKTDHILFIAAGAFHLSKPSDLIPELQGRFPLRVELDSLDEEALYKILTLTKNSLIKQYEALLSVEGVELVFEDSALRAIAKIAHQANQKMEDIGARRLHTVIENLLEDISFEADEHKGETITITEEYVHKKLDNIIKNEDTARYIL; from the coding sequence ATGAATCTAACACCAAAACAGATAGTAAAATATTTAGATGAATATGTAATAGGACAAAAAGAGGCTAAAAAAACTATAGCAATTGCACTTAGAAATAGATATAGAAGAATGCAACTACCACCTGAAATTCAAGATGAAATAATGCCAAAAAATATATTAATGATTGGCTCAACTGGAGTTGGTAAAACTGAAATTGCAAGAAGACTTGCTAAATCTTTTGATTTGCCTTTTGTAAAAGTTGAAGCAAGTAAATATACCGAAGTTGGTTTTGTTGGTAGAGATGTTGAATCTATGGTTAGAGATTTAGTAGCTGCCTCTTTGATTCTTGTTAAAGAAAAGCATAAAGAGAAAAATAAAGAGTTGATTGAGGATTATATAAATAAAAAAATACTTGAAAAATTACTTCCACCACTTCCAAAAATGGCAAGTGAATCAAAAAAAGAAGAGTATGAAAAAAGTTATGAAAAAATGAAAGAAAAGCTATTAAATGGCGAACTTGATGATTTGAAAATTGAAATTGAGATCCCAAAAACAGCTTTCAATTTAGAAGATACAAATCTGCCTCCAGAAATTGCAAAGGCTCAAGAATCAATTGCTAAAATATTTACAATAGGACTTAGCAAAGAGGCAATAAAAAAAGAAGTTACTGTAAAAGAAGCAAAAGAAATTTTAAAAACTGAAGCAAGTGAAAAACTTCTTGATATGGAGCAGATAAAATTAGAAGCTTTGAAAAAAGCTGAAAATGAGGGAATTATATTTATTGATGAAATAGATAAAATTGCAGTTAGCTCAAGCTCTCAAGGCAGACAAGATCCAAGCAAAGAGGGAGTTCAAAGAGATCTTTTGCCAATAGTTGAGGGAAGTAGTGTTTCAACAAAATGGGGAACTGTCAAAACTGATCATATTTTATTTATAGCAGCTGGAGCTTTTCATCTTAGCAAACCAAGTGATTTAATACCGGAACTGCAAGGTAGATTTCCTCTAAGAGTAGAACTTGACTCTTTAGATGAAGAAGCACTATATAAAATTTTAACCTTAACAAAAAACTCTTTAATTAAACAGTATGAGGCTCTTTTAAGTGTAGAGGGAGTTGAACTAGTTTTTGAAGATAGCGCTCTAAGAGCAATAGCAAAAATTGCTCATCAAGCAAATCAAAAGATGGAAGATATTGGAGCAAGAAGACTTCATACAGTTATTGAAAATCTTCTTGAAGATATAAGCTTTGAAGCAGATGAGCATAAAGGTGAAACAATAACTATAACTGAAGAGTATGTTCATAAAAAACTTGACAATATTATTAAAAATGAAGATACTGCAAGGTATATACTTTAA
- a CDS encoding ferredoxin-thioredoxin reductase catalytic domain-containing protein, which yields MEDNIKKIDPESKEFQEELKKTIKFTDKVIKQFGWEYNPDPEINQSIQFGLTRNKLIYGKRYCPCFFVTGNKEEDRICPCKPAIEKEIPQDGLCHCGIFCTPEYAQKHKKEEIIEEIVHTHSRGLNKEECELLLQKEQLDGDELEALIEARELGMIDFNLVDVREWMEYRAARIKGTDYLVPTTSFYQSLEQLNDQKDKPIILYCHVGSRSAYCQRVLKDLGFKHVGNLTYGIVSYPGEIERG from the coding sequence ATGGAAGATAATATTAAAAAAATTGACCCAGAATCAAAAGAGTTTCAAGAAGAACTCAAAAAAACGATTAAATTTACAGATAAAGTAATAAAACAGTTTGGCTGGGAATATAACCCCGATCCTGAAATAAACCAATCTATCCAATTTGGTTTAACAAGAAATAAATTAATTTATGGAAAAAGATATTGCCCATGCTTTTTTGTAACAGGAAATAAAGAAGAGGATAGAATATGCCCTTGTAAACCAGCGATTGAAAAAGAGATACCTCAAGATGGATTGTGTCATTGTGGAATTTTTTGTACTCCAGAATATGCACAAAAACATAAAAAAGAAGAAATCATTGAAGAGATTGTCCATACCCACTCACGAGGACTAAATAAAGAAGAGTGTGAATTACTTTTACAAAAAGAGCAACTTGATGGTGATGAGCTTGAAGCTTTAATTGAAGCTAGAGAGCTTGGAATGATAGATTTTAATCTAGTTGATGTTAGAGAATGGATGGAATATCGTGCCGCAAGAATAAAAGGAACTGACTATCTTGTTCCAACTACATCTTTTTATCAATCTTTAGAACAACTAAATGATCAAAAAGATAAACCTATTATTCTTTATTGCCATGTTGGAAGCAGAAGTGCATATTGTCAAAGGGTTTTAAAAGATTTAGGTTTTAAACATGTTGGTAATCTTACCTATGGTATTGTAAGCTATCCAGGTGAGATTGAGAGAGGATAA
- a CDS encoding DUF502 domain-containing protein — protein sequence MGRFLKKIFRYLWLGTLSILPLIIVLQIFFWLQKILINYFHKAFAISEGNYILIISIFLSIFIFLIIVGYSIEKYGKSIFISFIDRIMQNIPLLKTIYNFVKDFLKMVFVTKESEVFRDVVLVPFPNSDLKSVGFVTNKIDEENYIVFVPTCPNPTSGFTFIVKKDDIKFLNIGIDEAMKMIVSVGAVAEDNLKKDLSG from the coding sequence ATGGGAAGATTTTTAAAAAAGATATTTAGATATTTATGGCTTGGAACATTATCAATTTTACCACTTATTATAGTTTTGCAAATCTTTTTTTGGCTGCAAAAAATTCTTATTAACTATTTTCATAAAGCTTTTGCTATTTCAGAAGGCAATTATATTTTAATAATTTCTATATTCCTTTCAATATTTATATTTTTAATAATTGTTGGTTATTCGATAGAAAAATATGGAAAATCTATCTTTATTTCTTTTATAGATAGGATAATGCAAAATATTCCTCTATTGAAAACTATTTATAATTTTGTAAAAGATTTTTTAAAAATGGTCTTTGTAACAAAAGAATCAGAAGTTTTTAGAGATGTTGTGTTAGTTCCTTTTCCAAATTCTGACCTAAAATCAGTTGGTTTTGTTACTAATAAAATTGATGAAGAAAATTATATTGTTTTTGTACCAACTTGCCCAAACCCAACATCAGGTTTTACATTTATAGTTAAAAAAGATGATATAAAATTTTTAAATATAGGTATTGATGAAGCTATGAAAATGATTGTGTCAGTTGGAGCAGTAGCAGAAGATAATCTTAAAAAAGATTTAAGTGGATAA
- a CDS encoding tRNA1(Val) (adenine(37)-N6)-methyltransferase codes for MIIYQPIDGYCYNSDTIFLYDFLTNFNIKGNVLDIGSGSGILGLLVAKDKKINLSAVEIQEFMANYTKINAKANKIEIDLKVGNFLDLEFDKKFDFLISNPPFYHENVLRSKKKELDISRFSKNLPFEEILKKANRILKPRGSFIFCYDAKQIQKIVYFLTNYKYNIEAIKFVHPKKEKEANLVMIYAKKGSKTLTKIFPPLIVFEDSKYTKEALEAFKKAGVHSIKCAI; via the coding sequence ATGATAATTTATCAACCAATTGATGGTTATTGTTATAATAGTGATACAATTTTTTTGTATGATTTTTTGACAAATTTCAATATTAAAGGGAATGTTTTAGATATAGGTTCTGGATCAGGAATACTTGGACTTTTAGTTGCAAAAGATAAAAAAATCAATTTAAGTGCAGTTGAAATTCAAGAATTTATGGCAAATTATACAAAAATTAATGCAAAAGCTAATAAAATAGAGATTGATTTAAAAGTTGGAAATTTTTTAGATTTAGAGTTTGATAAGAAATTTGATTTTTTAATATCAAATCCACCTTTTTATCATGAAAATGTATTAAGAAGTAAGAAAAAAGAGCTTGATATAAGTAGATTTTCAAAAAATCTTCCATTTGAAGAAATATTAAAAAAAGCAAATAGGATCTTAAAGCCAAGAGGCTCTTTTATTTTTTGTTATGATGCAAAACAGATTCAAAAAATTGTATATTTTTTGACAAATTATAAATATAATATTGAAGCTATAAAATTTGTTCATCCAAAAAAAGAGAAAGAGGCAAATTTAGTAATGATTTATGCAAAAAAAGGTTCAAAAACTTTAACAAAAATTTTTCCACCATTGATAGTTTTTGAAGATTCAAAATATACTAAAGAGGCTTTAGAAGCCTTTAAAAAAGCAGGAGTTCATAGTAT
- the rsmD gene encoding 16S rRNA (guanine(966)-N(2))-methyltransferase RsmD produces the protein MKQNLETRIIAGKYKGKKIKLPSLNVTRSSKNILKESLFNTLQYDIIDRNFVEVFAGSGSVGLEALSRGASHVYFIEIDRDSFDILTKNAKSLDFKKCTLIFGDAFEKIFDVIEDLKRKKEKAYFYFDPPFSIREGKEDIYDRVFETIKKIPKEVVHMIIIEHMTKMDMPESIGKYKLIKRKKFGKSSLSYYE, from the coding sequence TTGAAACAAAATTTAGAGACAAGAATAATTGCTGGAAAATATAAAGGCAAAAAAATTAAACTTCCATCATTAAATGTTACAAGAAGTTCAAAAAATATTTTAAAAGAGTCTCTTTTTAATACACTTCAATATGATATTATAGATAGAAACTTTGTAGAAGTATTTGCAGGAAGCGGAAGTGTAGGTCTTGAAGCACTAAGCAGAGGTGCATCTCATGTCTATTTTATTGAAATTGATAGAGATTCTTTTGATATTTTAACTAAAAACGCAAAATCATTAGATTTTAAAAAATGTACACTGATTTTTGGAGATGCATTTGAAAAAATATTTGATGTAATAGAAGATTTAAAAAGAAAAAAAGAGAAAGCTTATTTTTATTTTGATCCTCCATTTTCAATAAGAGAGGGTAAAGAGGATATTTATGATAGAGTTTTTGAGACAATTAAAAAGATTCCAAAAGAAGTGGTTCATATGATAATAATTGAACATATGACAAAAATGGATATGCCTGAAAGTATTGGTAAATATAAGCTTATCAAAAGAAAAAAATTTGGGAAAAGTTCACTTAGTTATTATGAATAA
- a CDS encoding aspartoacylase: protein MIKNIAITGGVHGNELTGAYLIKKFQKRPIKTKNINIDYILANPKAFKECKRYIDYDLNRSFSINALKEDSHFYEFERAKVIKERLKNCDFLLDLHSTTSNMKMSVVLSKDDEISNLIAKEIKNLHEDVYILRWFSNSEGDFINSIVPHSITLEVGPICQGVLDADIFFKTEKIVKSVIEMLDNNSFKKELNKTEVYDIVDIVDFPRENGEISAMIHPSLIGKDYSLLKKGDPIFVDFNGKEIFYENEPMYAVFINEAAYYEKKMAFCLCEKRYI, encoded by the coding sequence ATGATAAAAAATATCGCCATAACAGGTGGGGTACATGGAAATGAGTTAACTGGAGCATATTTGATAAAAAAGTTTCAAAAAAGACCAATAAAAACAAAAAATATTAATATTGATTACATTTTAGCCAACCCTAAAGCTTTTAAAGAGTGCAAAAGATATATCGATTATGATTTAAATAGATCATTTTCAATTAATGCTTTAAAAGAAGATTCTCATTTTTATGAGTTTGAAAGAGCTAAAGTAATAAAAGAGAGATTAAAAAATTGCGATTTTTTACTTGATCTTCATTCTACAACTTCAAATATGAAAATGAGTGTTGTTTTATCAAAAGATGATGAAATTTCAAATTTAATTGCAAAAGAGATAAAAAATCTTCATGAAGATGTATATATTTTAAGGTGGTTTTCAAATAGTGAAGGGGATTTTATAAATTCTATTGTTCCTCATAGCATTACTTTGGAAGTAGGGCCAATATGTCAAGGTGTTCTTGATGCAGATATTTTTTTCAAAACAGAAAAAATAGTGAAATCAGTAATAGAAATGTTGGATAATAACAGTTTTAAAAAAGAGTTGAATAAAACTGAAGTATATGATATTGTTGATATTGTTGATTTTCCAAGAGAAAATGGTGAAATTTCAGCTATGATTCATCCAAGCCTTATAGGAAAAGATTATTCTTTATTAAAAAAAGGCGATCCTATTTTTGTTGATTTTAATGGAAAAGAGATTTTTTATGAAAATGAGCCAATGTATGCAGTATTTATTAATGAAGCCGCATATTATGAGAAAAAAATGGCTTTTTGTCTATGTGAAAAGAGGTATATTTGA
- the rplI gene encoding 50S ribosomal protein L9: MKVLLIKDVKGLGKAGDIKEVKDGYGKNFLIAKGLAKLATDAVIKQWQANQKKKAEQEAAEIERLNRLKEKIEKLKLTIKHKVGANGALFGAITNKEISEHLKKDFNIDIDKKHIEIHPPIKQTGEYEVDIKLGHGIHAKLDLIVEGE, from the coding sequence ATGAAAGTATTACTTATAAAAGATGTAAAAGGTCTTGGAAAAGCTGGGGATATAAAAGAGGTAAAAGATGGTTATGGAAAAAATTTTTTAATTGCTAAAGGTTTGGCAAAACTTGCTACTGATGCAGTTATTAAACAGTGGCAAGCAAATCAAAAGAAAAAAGCAGAACAAGAAGCAGCTGAAATAGAAAGATTAAACAGATTAAAAGAAAAAATAGAAAAATTAAAACTAACAATAAAACATAAAGTCGGAGCTAATGGAGCTTTATTTGGTGCAATTACAAATAAAGAGATAAGTGAGCATTTAAAAAAAGATTTCAATATTGATATAGATAAAAAACATATAGAAATCCATCCTCCAATAAAGCAGACTGGCGAATATGAAGTAGATATAAAATTAGGCCATGGTATTCATGCTAAACTTGATTTAATTGTAGAGGGAGAATAA
- the hslV gene encoding ATP-dependent protease subunit HslV, translating into MFEATTILGYKTDKLAVIGGDGQVTFGNTVLKNNATKIRTLYNDKVLAGFAGSTADAFNLFDMFEGILENKKGDLLKSVVEFSKEWRKDRYLRRLEAMMIVLNTKHIFILSGTGDVVEPEDGKIAAIGSGGNFALSAARALDKHSNLDPKSLVEESLKIAGDLCIYTNKNIKILTLED; encoded by the coding sequence ATGTTTGAAGCAACAACTATACTTGGATATAAAACTGATAAACTTGCTGTAATAGGCGGCGATGGACAAGTAACATTTGGAAATACTGTATTAAAAAATAATGCTACAAAAATAAGAACACTGTATAATGATAAAGTTTTAGCAGGATTTGCAGGAAGTACTGCTGATGCTTTTAATCTTTTTGATATGTTTGAAGGAATTTTAGAAAATAAAAAAGGAGATTTATTAAAAAGTGTTGTTGAATTTTCAAAAGAGTGGAGAAAAGATAGATATTTAAGAAGATTAGAAGCAATGATGATTGTATTAAATACAAAACATATTTTTATTTTAAGTGGAACTGGAGATGTTGTAGAGCCTGAAGATGGAAAAATTGCAGCAATTGGAAGTGGAGGAAATTTTGCCCTATCTGCTGCAAGAGCTTTAGATAAACATTCAAATCTTGATCCAAAAAGTTTAGTAGAAGAGAGCTTGAAAATTGCTGGAGATTTGTGTATATATACAAACAAAAATATAAAAATTTTAACTTTGGAGGATTGA
- a CDS encoding argininosuccinate synthase: MSKKEVKKVVLAYSGGLDTSIILKWLQDTYNCEVVTFTADIGQGEEVEPAREKALKLGIKPENIFIEDLKEEFVKDYVFPMFRANTIYEGEYLLGTSIARPLIAKRQIEIAKKVGADAVAHGATGKGNDQVRFEIGYLALNPDIKIIAPWREWDLNSREKLLKFAQEHNIPIEKHGKKSPYSMDANLLHISYEGGILEDPWNEPEEDMWRWTNSIQEAPNEPEYIEIEFEKGDPVAINSEALSPASLLAKLNEYGNRHGIGRIDIVENRFVGMKSRGCYETPGGTILLKAHRAMESITLDREEAHMKDKLMPKYAELIYNGFWFSPEREMLQAAIDKTQTNVNGTVRLKLHKGNVFVVGRKSPNSLFAPEFSTFEEDTVYNQKDAQGFIKLNALRFIIEGHVRKK, from the coding sequence ATGAGTAAAAAAGAGGTGAAAAAAGTTGTTTTAGCATATAGTGGAGGACTTGATACTTCTATTATACTAAAATGGCTTCAAGATACTTATAACTGCGAAGTTGTAACATTTACTGCTGATATTGGACAAGGAGAAGAGGTAGAACCAGCAAGAGAAAAAGCATTAAAACTTGGAATAAAACCTGAAAATATTTTTATTGAAGATTTAAAAGAGGAGTTTGTAAAAGATTATGTATTTCCTATGTTTAGAGCAAATACAATTTATGAAGGAGAATATCTTCTTGGAACAAGTATTGCTAGACCTCTTATAGCTAAAAGACAGATTGAAATTGCAAAAAAAGTTGGAGCCGATGCTGTTGCACATGGAGCTACTGGAAAAGGAAATGACCAGGTTAGATTTGAAATAGGATATTTAGCACTAAATCCAGATATCAAAATAATAGCTCCATGGAGAGAATGGGATCTAAATTCACGAGAAAAGCTTTTAAAATTTGCACAAGAACATAACATTCCTATTGAAAAACATGGTAAAAAGAGTCCTTACTCTATGGATGCAAATCTACTTCATATCTCTTATGAAGGTGGAATTTTAGAAGATCCTTGGAATGAACCAGAAGAGGATATGTGGAGATGGACAAATTCAATCCAAGAGGCACCTAATGAGCCAGAATATATAGAGATAGAGTTTGAAAAAGGAGATCCAGTTGCAATAAACAGTGAAGCATTATCTCCTGCATCACTACTTGCAAAACTAAACGAATATGGAAATAGACATGGAATTGGAAGAATAGACATTGTTGAAAATAGATTTGTTGGAATGAAAAGTAGAGGCTGTTATGAAACACCAGGTGGAACAATTTTACTAAAAGCTCATAGAGCAATGGAATCTATTACACTTGATCGTGAAGAGGCTCATATGAAAGATAAATTGATGCCAAAATATGCTGAGCTAATTTATAATGGATTTTGGTTTTCGCCTGAAAGAGAGATGCTACAAGCAGCTATAGATAAAACTCAAACAAATGTAAATGGGACTGTAAGACTTAAACTTCATAAAGGAAATGTTTTCGTTGTTGGAAGAAAATCTCCAAATTCACTTTTTGCTCCAGAATTTAGTACTTTTGAAGAAGATACAGTATATAACCAAAAAGATGCTCAAGGCTTTATAAAACTTAATGCATTAAGATTTATAATAGAAGGACATGTGAGGAAAAAATAG
- a CDS encoding ABC transporter permease, whose product MNKKIPYISITILFFVVILSFFGDLFYKVSPYELNKYAILLPPSLEHPFGTDRLGRDLLARVIEGGKISLIIGVGSAIIASFIGLILGVSAGFFKEKFDKGFVILVDLFLTFPTFFLLLALVSYIEASAYVLIIVISITGWMTTARMIRSESFAIANKPFIKILRVAKVPSYKIILKYFTPLIAPIFFISFTFGVGGAILSESGLSFLGLGVLPPQMSWGSILSEGKEVIDIAWWVSFFPGLMIFLVTFSLINISDFLQTITNKKERVL is encoded by the coding sequence ATGAATAAAAAAATCCCTTATATAAGTATAACAATCCTTTTTTTTGTTGTAATTTTATCTTTTTTTGGAGATCTATTTTATAAGGTTTCACCATATGAGCTTAATAAATATGCAATACTACTTCCTCCTTCATTAGAACATCCTTTTGGAACTGATAGATTAGGAAGAGATCTTTTAGCTAGAGTTATTGAGGGTGGTAAAATCTCTTTAATTATTGGTGTTGGTAGTGCAATAATTGCATCCTTTATTGGACTTATTTTAGGAGTTAGTGCTGGATTTTTTAAAGAAAAATTTGATAAAGGTTTTGTTATCTTAGTTGATCTATTTTTAACTTTTCCCACATTTTTCCTACTTTTAGCATTGGTCAGCTATATTGAAGCTTCAGCTTATGTTTTAATTATTGTTATATCGATAACTGGTTGGATGACTACTGCAAGGATGATTAGAAGTGAGAGTTTTGCTATTGCAAATAAACCATTTATTAAAATATTGAGAGTTGCAAAAGTTCCTTCATATAAAATAATATTAAAATATTTTACACCTTTGATTGCACCAATATTTTTTATAAGTTTTACATTTGGAGTAGGGGGAGCAATATTGAGCGAATCAGGCCTTAGTTTTTTAGGCCTTGGTGTTTTGCCACCTCAAATGAGCTGGGGTTCAATCTTAAGTGAAGGGAAAGAGGTTATAGATATTGCTTGGTGGGTTAGCTTTTTCCCTGGTCTTATGATATTTTTAGTCACTTTTTCACTTATAAATATTTCCGATTTTTTACAAACAATTACAAATAAAAAAGAGAGAGTTTTATGA